One Streptomyces sp. SAI-135 DNA segment encodes these proteins:
- a CDS encoding arabinogalactan endo-1,4-beta-galactosidase produces MRRRSVLTAAGAAALAVPVLGAAPAVAAPSAARRGCLDIRGVDISSLPKNEDHGAVYRTADGHRADPIHLIARAGVTHARLKVWVNPADGYNTKARILPLARRLKRAGVGIWIDFHYSDSWADPAHQTKPAAWAGLDVAGLARAVYDHTADVLGALQRQGTPAQLVQIGNELNGGLIWPEGNWEHFDNMTAFLKAGLSAARDTTPRVRTILHLANGGDNGLYRWWFDNVLSYGVDFDIIGLSYYPFWHGPLADAAANMADVTARYGKPCVIAETAYPFTLESEDDVNDIMNSPSQLTDGFPATPSGQAAWLRQVADLAAGVPDGRGLGYCYWEGLWTYRPGSGWDPTAPTSGNAWENLALFDFEDRALPGLGVLGRYRG; encoded by the coding sequence ATGCGCAGACGCAGTGTTCTCACCGCCGCCGGAGCCGCCGCGTTGGCCGTTCCCGTGCTGGGGGCGGCGCCCGCGGTCGCCGCACCTTCCGCCGCCCGGCGGGGCTGTCTGGACATCAGGGGCGTGGACATCTCCTCGCTGCCGAAGAACGAGGACCACGGCGCGGTGTACCGCACCGCCGACGGCCACCGCGCGGACCCGATCCACCTGATCGCGCGGGCCGGTGTCACCCACGCCCGCCTGAAGGTGTGGGTGAACCCGGCCGACGGCTACAACACCAAGGCGCGCATCCTGCCGCTCGCCCGCCGCCTCAAGCGGGCCGGGGTCGGCATCTGGATCGACTTCCACTACTCCGACAGCTGGGCCGACCCCGCGCACCAGACCAAGCCGGCCGCCTGGGCGGGCCTGGACGTGGCGGGGCTTGCGAGGGCGGTGTACGACCACACGGCCGACGTCCTCGGCGCGCTGCAACGGCAGGGCACTCCGGCCCAACTGGTCCAGATCGGGAACGAGTTGAACGGCGGCCTGATCTGGCCCGAGGGCAACTGGGAGCACTTCGACAACATGACCGCCTTCCTCAAGGCCGGTCTGAGCGCGGCCCGCGACACCACCCCGCGCGTGCGCACGATCCTGCACCTGGCCAACGGCGGCGACAACGGGCTGTACCGCTGGTGGTTCGACAACGTGCTGTCGTACGGCGTCGACTTCGACATCATCGGGCTCTCGTACTACCCCTTCTGGCACGGCCCGCTCGCGGACGCGGCCGCCAACATGGCCGATGTCACCGCGCGTTACGGCAAGCCGTGCGTGATCGCCGAGACGGCGTACCCGTTCACGCTGGAGAGCGAGGACGACGTCAACGACATCATGAACAGCCCCTCGCAGCTCACCGACGGTTTCCCCGCCACGCCTTCGGGCCAGGCCGCGTGGCTGCGCCAGGTGGCCGACCTCGCCGCGGGCGTCCCGGACGGGAGGGGCCTCGGCTACTGCTACTGGGAGGGCCTGTGGACCTACCGCCCGGGCAGCGGCTGGGACCCGACGGCCCCGACCTCGGGCAACGCGTGGGAGAACCTGGCCCTGTTCGACTTCGAGGACCGGGCGCTGCCGGGGTTGGGGGTGTTGGGGCGGTATCGGGGGTGA
- a CDS encoding transglycosylase SLT domain-containing protein encodes MPAAAQHRRTRTSRLARKLAVAGTGVAVLALPLIGATSASAATPAVQTATTLGYSNTLDGWIRASLAVMAEHGIPGSYDGIYRNVIRESSGNPYAINLWDSNAAAGTPSKGLLQVIDPTFNAYHVANTSWDPYDPVANITAACNYAAQRYGSIDNVYGAY; translated from the coding sequence ATGCCCGCTGCCGCTCAGCACCGCCGTACCCGTACCAGCCGTCTCGCCCGCAAGCTCGCCGTCGCCGGTACCGGTGTCGCCGTCCTCGCGCTCCCGCTCATCGGCGCCACCAGCGCGTCCGCGGCCACCCCGGCCGTGCAGACCGCGACCACGCTCGGCTACTCCAACACCCTCGACGGCTGGATCCGGGCCTCCCTCGCCGTCATGGCGGAGCACGGCATTCCCGGCTCCTACGACGGCATCTACCGCAACGTCATCCGCGAGTCCTCCGGCAACCCCTACGCCATCAATCTCTGGGACTCCAACGCGGCCGCCGGGACGCCCTCCAAGGGCCTGCTCCAGGTGATCGACCCGACCTTCAACGCGTACCACGTGGCCAACACCTCGTGGGACCCGTACGACCCGGTGGCGAACATCACCGCGGCCTGCAACTACGCGGCCCAGCGGTACGGGTCCATCGACAACGTGTACGGCGCGTACTAG
- a CDS encoding HAD family hydrolase, with the protein MAASTAYSLIATDLDGSLLRADDTLSDRSLAALARVAAGGARHLVVTGRPAPRVRPLLDDLGSTGLAVCGQGAQVYDAGADRLLWSVTLERELAETALGKIEAEVGQVYAAVDQDGVDGLTLIEPGYLMPHPTLPAVRVARRDDLWCEPISKVLLRHPYLSDDELAVTARSVVGSLATVTMSGPGTVELQPCGITKATGLALAAEHLGLGPEVTIAFGDMPNDIPMFDWAARGVAMANAHPELKAVADEVTLSNEDDGIAVVLEGLFPRA; encoded by the coding sequence ATGGCCGCCTCCACCGCATATTCACTCATCGCCACCGACCTGGACGGTTCGCTGCTCCGGGCCGACGACACCCTCTCCGACCGGTCGTTGGCCGCGCTCGCCCGGGTGGCCGCGGGTGGGGCCCGGCATCTGGTCGTGACGGGACGCCCGGCGCCCAGAGTGCGGCCCCTGCTCGACGACCTCGGCAGCACGGGGCTCGCGGTGTGCGGACAGGGCGCGCAGGTGTACGACGCCGGCGCGGACCGTCTGCTCTGGTCGGTGACGCTGGAGCGGGAGCTGGCCGAGACCGCGCTCGGCAAGATCGAGGCCGAGGTCGGGCAGGTGTACGCGGCCGTGGACCAGGACGGTGTCGACGGGCTCACGCTCATCGAACCGGGCTATCTGATGCCCCACCCGACGCTGCCCGCGGTGCGGGTGGCCCGGCGCGACGACCTGTGGTGCGAGCCGATCAGCAAGGTGCTGCTGCGCCACCCCTACCTGTCCGACGACGAGTTGGCGGTCACGGCGCGTTCGGTGGTGGGCTCGCTGGCGACGGTCACCATGTCGGGGCCCGGGACCGTCGAACTCCAGCCATGCGGCATCACCAAGGCCACCGGCCTCGCGCTGGCCGCCGAACACCTGGGTCTGGGCCCGGAGGTGACGATCGCCTTCGGGGACATGCCCAACGACATCCCGATGTTCGACTGGGCGGCCCGCGGTGTGGCGATGGCGAACGCCCACCCCGAACTCAAGGCCGTGGCCGACGAGGTGACCCTGTCCAACGAGGACGACGGCATCGCCGTCGTCCTCGAAGGGCTCTTCCCGCGGGCGTAG
- a CDS encoding carbohydrate ABC transporter permease, translating to MTPLTLTAGPKSGRRTAWVPTIVLLLGALYCLIPIAWVVVAATKDRSELFSTFTFAPGTGFFQNLSDLTAYRDGIFWRWMANSAFYAGLGALLSAAVSAAGGYALGRYSFRGREAVFKMILAGVLVPSIVLAVPQYLLLSKLGMADSYWSMLLPSILSPYGVYLVRIYAAASVPAELMEAARMDGASEWRIFSRIAVPMMMPGLITVFLFQFVGIWNNFLLPFVMLADDEKFPITLGLYTLLAQGASQPALYTLVITGCLLAILPLIGLFLVIQRFWSLDLMSGSVKA from the coding sequence ATGACCCCCCTCACCCTCACCGCCGGCCCCAAGAGCGGCCGCCGCACCGCGTGGGTGCCCACGATCGTGCTGCTCCTCGGCGCGCTGTACTGCCTGATCCCCATCGCCTGGGTGGTCGTCGCGGCGACCAAGGACCGGTCGGAGCTCTTCTCCACCTTCACCTTCGCCCCCGGCACCGGCTTCTTCCAGAACCTGAGCGACCTGACCGCCTACCGGGACGGCATCTTCTGGCGGTGGATGGCCAACTCGGCCTTCTACGCCGGTCTCGGCGCCCTGCTCTCCGCCGCGGTCTCCGCCGCCGGCGGCTACGCCCTCGGCCGCTACAGCTTCCGCGGCCGCGAGGCCGTCTTCAAGATGATCCTGGCCGGCGTCCTGGTGCCGTCCATCGTGCTGGCCGTACCGCAGTACCTGCTGCTGTCCAAGCTCGGCATGGCCGACTCCTACTGGTCGATGCTGCTGCCGTCGATCCTGTCGCCGTACGGCGTCTACCTGGTCCGCATCTACGCGGCCGCGTCCGTGCCCGCCGAACTCATGGAGGCGGCCCGCATGGACGGCGCGAGCGAGTGGCGGATCTTCTCGCGGATCGCCGTACCGATGATGATGCCGGGCCTGATCACGGTGTTCCTCTTCCAGTTCGTCGGCATCTGGAACAACTTCCTGCTGCCCTTCGTCATGCTCGCCGACGACGAGAAGTTCCCGATCACCCTCGGCCTGTACACCCTGCTCGCCCAGGGCGCCTCGCAGCCCGCGCTCTACACCCTGGTCATCACCGGGTGCCTGCTCGCGATCCTTCCGCTGATCGGTCTCTTCCTGGTGATCCAGCGGTTCTGGTCGCTGGACCTGATGAGCGGCTCGGTCAAGGCCTGA
- a CDS encoding sugar ABC transporter substrate-binding protein, whose amino-acid sequence MKMSTNRRQISRRSILAGAAALGLTSTLAACGGSDDKDSGESSGPVKLTYWSWAPNMEKVAAIWNKKNPDITVTVSKQASGQEILSKLITAKKAGNAPDLIQVEYQSLPTLVSNDVLADISKYAGDTKSDFAEGLWGMVTLGTDALYAIPQDSGPLMFYYREDLFKKHGLTVPKTWTEFAETARAAKKAVPEAYLTTFSANDPGLFAGLSQQAGGKWWTVDSGGKWTVGIDDAATRQVAEFWGGLVQEGVIDNQPMYTPAWNNALNKGTHLAWVSAVWAPGVLVSSAPDTKGKWRMAPLPQWKSGENVTGSWGGSSTGVSTDSQHAEAAAKFATWLNTDPEALAALVKEVAIYPAATKGQSGDVLTTPEFFSNQADFYTTAGEVAATTAAAAWGPNVNTAYTTFQDAFGKAAKAKKETQFDSALATVQSKTFADMKKQGFEVTEA is encoded by the coding sequence ATGAAGATGTCGACCAACCGCCGCCAGATCAGCAGGCGCAGCATCCTTGCCGGGGCCGCAGCCCTCGGCCTCACCAGCACCCTCGCCGCCTGCGGCGGTTCCGACGACAAGGACTCCGGCGAGAGCAGCGGGCCCGTCAAGCTGACCTACTGGTCGTGGGCGCCGAACATGGAGAAGGTCGCCGCGATCTGGAACAAGAAGAACCCGGACATCACGGTCACCGTCTCCAAGCAGGCCAGCGGCCAGGAGATCCTCTCCAAGCTGATCACCGCGAAGAAGGCGGGCAACGCCCCCGACCTCATCCAGGTCGAGTACCAGTCGCTGCCCACCCTGGTCTCCAACGACGTCCTGGCCGACATCTCCAAGTACGCCGGTGACACCAAGTCCGACTTCGCCGAGGGCCTGTGGGGCATGGTCACCCTCGGCACGGACGCCCTCTACGCGATCCCGCAGGACTCCGGGCCGCTGATGTTCTACTACCGCGAGGACCTCTTCAAGAAGCACGGCCTGACCGTCCCGAAGACGTGGACGGAGTTCGCCGAGACCGCCCGCGCGGCCAAGAAGGCTGTGCCGGAGGCCTACTTGACCACCTTCTCCGCCAACGACCCCGGTCTGTTCGCGGGCCTCTCCCAGCAGGCCGGCGGCAAGTGGTGGACCGTCGACTCCGGCGGCAAGTGGACCGTCGGCATCGACGACGCGGCCACCCGGCAGGTCGCCGAGTTCTGGGGCGGTCTGGTGCAGGAGGGCGTCATCGACAACCAGCCGATGTACACCCCGGCCTGGAACAACGCCCTCAACAAGGGCACCCACCTGGCCTGGGTCTCCGCCGTGTGGGCGCCCGGTGTGCTGGTCTCCTCCGCGCCCGACACCAAGGGCAAGTGGCGCATGGCCCCGCTGCCGCAGTGGAAGTCCGGCGAGAACGTCACCGGCAGCTGGGGCGGTTCCTCCACCGGTGTCTCCACCGACTCCCAGCACGCCGAGGCCGCCGCCAAGTTCGCCACCTGGCTGAACACCGACCCGGAGGCGCTGGCCGCCCTGGTCAAGGAGGTCGCGATCTACCCGGCGGCCACGAAGGGCCAGTCCGGCGACGTCCTGACCACGCCGGAGTTCTTCTCGAACCAGGCGGACTTCTACACCACCGCCGGTGAGGTCGCCGCGACCACCGCCGCCGCGGCCTGGGGACCGAACGTCAACACGGCCTACACCACCTTCCAGGACGCCTTCGGCAAGGCCGCCAAGGCGAAGAAGGAGACCCAGTTCGACTCCGCGCTCGCCACCGTGCAGTCGAAGACCTTCGCCGACATGAAGAAGCAGGGCTTCGAGGTGACCGAGGCATGA
- a CDS encoding LacI family DNA-binding transcriptional regulator, giving the protein MTTSANGRRKPPTIHDVAREAGVSRGTVSRFLNGGHYVSPAARRSVEAAIRKTGYVVNRHARSLSTGRSDSVAFLLTEPQEKFFEDPNFNVLLRGCTERLAQHDIPLLLMLAESDDDRRRLTRYITSGHVDGVLLLSNHSGDPVAAELHDAGIPLVVCGKPIGRGTKVSYVAAADREGAQDMVRHLLAGGRRRVGMVTGPLDMPGGPDRLAGYRDVLAEAGLPYDPALVVEGDFRRSGGERAARRLLAQAPDMDAVFVASDLMALGVVGVLQQAGRSVPDDIAVGGFDDSPAATAVAPALTTMRQPFDRISAEMVRMLLAQIAGEDTAGVILPTELVVRDSA; this is encoded by the coding sequence ATGACCACCAGCGCGAACGGACGCCGCAAGCCACCGACCATCCACGACGTGGCCCGGGAGGCGGGCGTCTCGCGGGGCACCGTCTCCCGCTTCCTGAACGGCGGCCACTACGTCTCGCCCGCCGCCCGGCGGTCGGTCGAGGCCGCCATCAGGAAGACTGGTTACGTGGTCAACCGGCACGCCCGCAGCCTCAGTACGGGCCGCTCGGACTCGGTGGCGTTCCTGCTGACCGAGCCGCAGGAGAAGTTCTTCGAGGACCCCAACTTCAACGTCCTGCTGCGCGGTTGCACCGAGCGGCTCGCCCAGCACGACATCCCGCTGCTGCTGATGCTCGCCGAGAGCGACGACGACCGGCGCCGGCTGACCCGGTACATCACCTCGGGTCACGTCGACGGCGTGCTGCTGCTGTCCAACCACAGCGGCGACCCGGTCGCGGCCGAACTCCACGACGCCGGGATCCCGTTGGTGGTCTGCGGCAAGCCGATCGGGCGGGGCACCAAGGTGAGTTACGTGGCCGCCGCCGACCGGGAGGGCGCGCAGGACATGGTCCGCCACCTCCTCGCGGGCGGCCGGCGCCGTGTCGGCATGGTCACCGGGCCGCTGGACATGCCGGGCGGCCCCGACCGGCTGGCCGGCTACCGGGACGTGCTCGCTGAGGCGGGCCTGCCGTACGACCCGGCGCTCGTCGTCGAGGGCGACTTCCGGCGCAGCGGCGGCGAACGGGCCGCCCGCCGCCTGCTCGCCCAGGCCCCGGACATGGACGCGGTGTTCGTCGCCTCCGACCTCATGGCCCTGGGCGTCGTGGGCGTCCTCCAGCAGGCCGGGCGTTCGGTCCCGGACGACATCGCTGTCGGCGGCTTCGACGACTCACCGGCGGCCACCGCCGTCGCCCCCGCCCTCACCACCATGCGCCAGCCCTTCGACCGCATCAGCGCCGAGATGGTCCGCATGCTCCTCGCCCAGATCGCCGGCGAGGACACGGCCGGAGTGATCCTCCCGACCGAACTGGTGGTGCGCGACTCGGCGTAG
- a CDS encoding sugar ABC transporter permease yields the protein MTSAPLKGADLTEAGPLADGTGTAAQSVRPSRPRRRGRSAPYWFLVPTLTLFAAFTVVPIGYAIWLSLHKVQVKGIGLGKGARQQVWNGLGNYTDVLGDSEFGHSVLRAFGYGLIVIPTMLGLALLFALMLDTPKARSAPFARLMIFLPYAVPGIIAALMWGFLYLPDVSPFYYLLDKFGLPQPDLFDGGNLYLSFANIAVWGGTGFNMIVIYTALRAIPPDIYEAARLDGATDLGIALKIKIPIVMPSLVLTFFFSVIATLQVFTEPMALKPLTNGLPSSWSPLMAIYDKAFLQSDIYGASATAVVLALATFVLSFTLLRISDRYTREDRA from the coding sequence ATGACCAGCGCTCCGCTCAAGGGCGCCGACCTCACCGAGGCCGGCCCCTTGGCGGACGGCACCGGCACCGCCGCCCAGTCCGTCCGCCCCAGCCGCCCCCGCCGCCGTGGCCGCAGCGCACCGTACTGGTTCCTGGTGCCCACCCTGACCCTCTTCGCCGCCTTCACCGTCGTGCCCATCGGGTACGCGATCTGGCTGAGCCTGCACAAGGTGCAGGTCAAGGGCATCGGCCTCGGCAAGGGAGCCCGGCAGCAGGTCTGGAACGGCCTCGGCAACTACACCGACGTCCTCGGGGACTCAGAGTTCGGCCACAGCGTCCTGCGCGCCTTCGGGTACGGCCTGATCGTCATCCCGACCATGCTGGGCCTCGCGCTGCTCTTCGCGCTGATGCTGGACACCCCGAAGGCCCGCAGCGCGCCCTTCGCCCGGCTGATGATCTTCCTGCCGTACGCGGTGCCGGGCATCATCGCCGCCCTGATGTGGGGCTTCCTCTACCTGCCGGACGTCAGCCCCTTCTACTACCTGCTCGACAAGTTCGGCCTCCCGCAGCCCGACCTGTTCGACGGCGGCAACCTCTACCTCTCCTTCGCGAACATCGCGGTCTGGGGCGGCACCGGCTTCAACATGATCGTCATCTACACCGCGCTCAGGGCCATCCCGCCGGACATCTACGAGGCGGCCCGGCTCGACGGCGCGACCGACCTGGGCATCGCCCTGAAGATCAAGATCCCGATCGTGATGCCCTCGCTGGTGCTCACCTTCTTCTTCTCGGTGATCGCCACCCTCCAGGTCTTCACCGAGCCGATGGCCCTCAAGCCCCTCACCAACGGCCTGCCGAGCTCGTGGAGCCCGCTGATGGCCATCTACGACAAGGCCTTCCTCCAGTCCGACATCTACGGCGCCTCCGCCACCGCGGTCGTCCTGGCCCTGGCCACGTTCGTCCTCTCCTTCACCCTGCTGCGCATCTCCGACCGCTACACCCGGGAGGACCGGGCATGA